CCCGGCGCGGACGGTGCCGGGCGCTCCTTCGCCATTGGTGAGCTGGCCGACGAGTTCGGACTGACCCACCGCACCATCCGCCATTACGAGGACGAAGGGCTGCTGGCGCCGGAGCGCGACGGCACCGCCCGCGTCTACGGCCACCGCGACCGCGCGCGCCTCGCGCTGATCTGCCGGGGCAAGCGGCTGGGCTTCAGCCTCGCCGAGATCAAGGAATTCCTCACCCTCTACGACGCGGACGAGATCCAGAAGGAGCAGATGCGCTTCATGCAGCGCATCGCCCGCCGCCGCATCGCCGACCTGGAACGGCAGCTTCAGGACGTCCAGCAGACGCTAGGCGAGCTGCGCATCATCGACACCCAGATCTCCGACCATTTCCGCAAGAACGGAATCACGGAGACGCAGACCACGGAGGATACGCAACCATGACCTCGGCGCCTTTGACCACGCCCTCCAATCCGGTCGTCATCGCCGGCTACGCCCGCTCCCCCTTCGCCTTCGCCAACAAGGGCGAGCTGGCGAAGGTCCGCCCCGACGACCTGCTGGCCCATGTCGCCGCGGCGCTGGTCGAGCGCACGGGCGTCAACCCGCAGGACATCGAGGACGTCGTCGTCGGCTGCGCCTTCCCCGAGGGCGAGCAGGGCATGAACATCGCCCGCACCGTGTCCTTCCTGGCGAAGCTGCCGCTGACCGCCGGGGCCACCACGATCAACCGCTATTGCGGCTCCTCCATGCAGGCGATCCATCAGGCGGCCGGCGCCATCCAGATGGGGGCGGGCGAGGTCTTCCTGTGCGGCGGCATCGAGTCGATGAGCCGCGTTCCGATGATGGGCTACAACCCGCTGCCCCATCCGGGCCTGAAGGACCATTATCCGGAAGCCTACTGCTCGATGGGCGTCACGGCGGAGAATGTCGCCCGCCGCTACGGGATCTCCCGCGCCGACCAGGAGGCGATGGCCGCCGAGTCCCACGCCAAGGCCGCCGCGGCGCAGCAGGCCGGGCGCCTCGCCGAGGAGATCGTCGCCATCCAGACCGCCGCAGGCCTCGTGGAGCGCGACGGCTGCATCCGCCCCGGCACCAGCAGCGAGACGCTGAGCGGCCTGAAGCCCGCCTTCCTGGCCGACGGCTCGGTCACCGCCGGCACATCCTCCCCCCTGACGGACGGCGCCTCGGCGGTGCTGGTGACGACGGAGGCCTACGCCAAGGCCAACGGCCTGCCGATCCTCGCCCGCATCCGCTCGGTCGCGGTGGCCGGCTGCGCGCCGGAGGTGATGGGGCTCGGCCCGGTTCCGGCGGCGCAGAAGGCGCTGGCGCGCGCCGGCCTGTCCATCCGGGACATCGACGTGATCGAGCTGAACGAGGCCTTCGCCGCCCAGGCCATCGCCTGCATGCGCGACCTCGACATCGACCCGGCCAAGGTGAACCTGGACGGCGGCGCCATCGCGCTCGGCCACCCGCTCGGCGCCACCGGCGCCCGCATCACCGGCAAGGCCGCGGCCCTGCTGAAGCGCGAGGGCAAGCAGTTCGCCCTCGCCACCCAGTGCATCGGCGGCGGCCAGGGCATCGCCACCGTGCTGGAAGCGGTCTGACGGCGGCGGCACAGGGAGGCACCAACCATGCAGATCAAACGCGCCGCCGTGATCGGCTCCGGCGTGATGGGCAGCGGCATCGCCGCCCATTTCGCGAACGCCGGCATCCCCG
This genomic stretch from Azospirillum sp. TSH58 harbors:
- a CDS encoding MerR family DNA-binding transcriptional regulator; amino-acid sequence: MSQPARLMGLGTRGDAGLDPGADGAGRSFAIGELADEFGLTHRTIRHYEDEGLLAPERDGTARVYGHRDRARLALICRGKRLGFSLAEIKEFLTLYDADEIQKEQMRFMQRIARRRIADLERQLQDVQQTLGELRIIDTQISDHFRKNGITETQTTEDTQP
- a CDS encoding thiolase family protein; this translates as MTSAPLTTPSNPVVIAGYARSPFAFANKGELAKVRPDDLLAHVAAALVERTGVNPQDIEDVVVGCAFPEGEQGMNIARTVSFLAKLPLTAGATTINRYCGSSMQAIHQAAGAIQMGAGEVFLCGGIESMSRVPMMGYNPLPHPGLKDHYPEAYCSMGVTAENVARRYGISRADQEAMAAESHAKAAAAQQAGRLAEEIVAIQTAAGLVERDGCIRPGTSSETLSGLKPAFLADGSVTAGTSSPLTDGASAVLVTTEAYAKANGLPILARIRSVAVAGCAPEVMGLGPVPAAQKALARAGLSIRDIDVIELNEAFAAQAIACMRDLDIDPAKVNLDGGAIALGHPLGATGARITGKAAALLKREGKQFALATQCIGGGQGIATVLEAV